The sequence below is a genomic window from Nicotiana tomentosiformis chromosome 6, ASM39032v3, whole genome shotgun sequence.
CGTCTCCCTcaaacagccccaaccgctacatcacttgcatcacataaGAGCTCGAACGACAAACTCCAATTTGGAGATGTGATGATAGGAGTAGTTGTTAACTTGAGCTTTATTTGTTCAAAAGctctcatacaatcatcattgaaatgaaacttggcatccttctcaaggAGTTTGCATAAAGGCCTCACCAATTTAGAAAAATGTTTGATAAATCTCCGGTAGAatcccgcatgacccaagaaaatCCGCACACATTTCATCGAGATGGTGGGTGGAAGCATAGAAATGACTTCAATCTTCGCCTTGTCCACTTCATTACCATTATTTGAAATCATATGGACAAGGACAATGTCTTCCTTAACCATTAAATGAAATTTTTCCCAATTGACTTCCAAAATTGTTTCCTCATATCTAGCCAACACATTGTCCAAATTAGCAAGATGATCTTCAAatgaatctccaaccaccgaaaagtcatccatgaagatcTCAAGGTAGTCTTCCACCATGtccgtaaaaatagccatcatacaacGTTGAAAAGTCAGCGGTGCATTGCTTAATCCAAAAGGAATCTGTTTGAAATAAAAAGTACCTGTCACGCCACAAAACCGagaagcgcgaccgacgctcaatcgagtgaacccgaccgagtaagcctgttagatttcattctacccaaactcatccttGAATAGAGATTATACATATTATCATTcgttagacgaaaatgtgttcatgtctacaatactaattcattttcaataattttatCATTTCTTTAAAgactcaaatggacaagtaataaatccacaacataacatagtttgtctttccccagcaccaatacacaacccacatcatgtctacggagcctctatagataaagaagagtacaatgataatgccggcaataaggccccggctatacctcaaatcgaatacccaaagtacaaaagatacatgactccgggatgaagtggggctcagcAAGTCAGCGGGGAAgaaagtgcactgctatcactgatcaatatctcatgctgtggaaccacttgcatccattgaaagatgcagcgcctccggcaaaaAATGACGTTAGTACcttcgaatagcactagtatgtataactaaacatcctctcaatagaatgacaaataatactaACAAGATTACCATAAtgtcaatgaaagccttaatcaacatcaaacctcaatttaggatcaagacaacgttcaaattaatttccatatctcacattgggagatttttagtatcgatataccattgtccacattactagtaccattattcaccataccaataccgctattaacaataccattattcacaaaacctgTACCATTGTACTCGTAGCAAggggtccgatcacgacccgattggctaggctatctcagtagagacatcaaccataatttctctcaatatcaataccattgTCTTTAACACAGactccgatcatgacccgatcggctagcctatccattagggacatcgaccacaatcacaatttcaattataatttccagcacaatcaccaccatgtgtgcggcatcgtgtccgatcatgacccgaccgACTAGGCTATCTTATTTGATACATCAACCTTtgtatatcaatcatcgcattttatattactttcatatcttttcattttattggcactaatggcgataattataaggtcattcttggcacgttggacatattcagtatttcatgctcaccttatcaatttaaaagatcattatcatcatcaacaacaaatacaactcaaatcaaggtgtgtagtacacatgtgagcaatttagagtctaaggcacatagagatatttcacaaaatttggcataatagccttcatttcaacttgacttaaagtcgaaatattattaaggcacaacccatattttaacacatcctcaattggtaacataacatgaataaagcatttagaaTGCTTTTTGAATATATatcgttcaacccaatcttactcggaatggccggtttcataatgaatcactcgggacttacgtaatttacatgaatatcgtgggattcaattctaagagaagagtttagccaacatacctcacttgagctttcttacactctaaatattccaaaattcttagcaacctcaatatattgtagaaatataacaaattgaatcaaaattaggaagatgatcatggttcgagctcatttgagcattttatcaaacactaagtgtgtattaaggttccaaggtccttttatggagaattccatcatccaatctccgtatggtaattttggacttagaagtgtgtccggatagcgatttggaggtccgtagttgattttggctcgaaaccgcgaaagttgaaaattttgaaatttgaaaagttgagagatttgaccgagagttgactttttggttatCGGGCTCGGATTTATGTTTCGGgagtttgaataggtccgttgtgttatTTGTGACTGGTGTGAAgactttgaggtcaatcagagttgatttgataggttttgacattgattttagaagttggaatttcttagtttttgttaggcttgaattgtggtgcgatttgtgttgttgatgttgtttgatgtgatttgagtccccgactaagtttgtatcatgatttaggacttgttggtatatttggttgaggtctctgGGGCCTCGGttggatttcgggtggttaacagagcGAATTTTGAACGTAAGAAATAGTTAAAGAGTGTTGGActtgtgtgatcgcacctgcgaaggtcttggtcgcaggtgcgaggctgcaAGTGGTGTGGATGGCATCATAGAAGCGCCTTTGGCTTGACTACTGATGGGTCGCATGTGCGAGGGAAATGCCGCATTTGCGAGTCCGTAGATGCGTGTTTggttccgtagaagcggaggtgAGCTGGAAATGGATGTTCACAGAAGCGAACATTGTTGCACATGaacgagtccgcagatgcgggattTGGGGCCTTAGAAGCGATGGAGCGGAGTTTTAAGTGTGTTCTACAGATGCGGAAATTCGACAGCAGAAGCGGTATCGCAAAAGCAAAGAAAAGGGCCACATGTGGGAAAGCATTGGGCATACTATAGGTCGAAGGGTTCTGaggtttttatcatttttggactttgcaaactcggattAAGGCTATTTTTGAGGGGGTTTCGTGttatttcttgaggtaagccacttttgatcatttttatgcaATAATATTGTTTACCCATTaaattttccacctagtttgtgaGTTTTTGAGGtagaattttgggagttttgggctagggattggagagttaaattttgggatttgagtgacgatttgatgtcggagattggtaaatttggtatggatgGACTCTTAGTTGAATGgtttttcagattttgtaacttttattggattccgagaagTGGGTCTGGGGTTTACTTTTTAATGGgctttttaacttttaatttagatcttagcattttcatatgtagttgattcctatagctcgtgtcgattgtattgaattaattattgctagattcgaggcgttcagaggccgattctctaggcaagggcttattggagtagagattcgcacggtttgaggtaagtaacacttttaaacttggttctgagggtatgaatccctgaaattacgtgctatgtgtttggtgttgaggtgacgcgcatgctaggtgacatgcATATGGGTGTGCACCATAGTAATTGAGATTTAGTCGATTCCGTGGAACCGTATAGTTATCTTACCTTAATATTATTACTGTACTCAATGTTTTAGACcacttgagctgtgatttatgttagaaatcatgtttagtctaTGTGCTAGTGCTATATggacccacaatggtcgttctttgttattgagttatttgcttaattacagttatgtactcagtcgcattcatcattgcatatcatatcttagtctctgttatcataCATTGTCACATaatgtatcattgatttgggctgcttgGCATGacttttgtgagcccgagagactggggaGATAGATGacagagtgaggccgagggcctgtttgtgagtgatattgatgggatcgagctgcatgccgcagcgggtactattgactcatgatgggattgggctgcacaccgtaacaggtattattgattcaggatgggatcgggttgcgcgtcgcagCAAGTTATATTACCTCTTAGGCAAGATCCGCGCCCTCCAAAGTCTGACACACCCACATTAAGCGCAGGTTGTATTAATTCATGATggtatcgggctgcacgccgcaacgggtacCATACAATGCCGAGTAATTGAGTGTGACGAGTGAGAATTGAGACAGTGAGGTTGAGTACTTTGAGAATGTGAGTACGCGATgctttcattgtgttgcatcacatacgatatgcatattggcatgtagatatagagatgtcatattccttatatcattcagacttggcatattttatctgtattgagcttaactgttaatcttggaagcatgtctacattcctcTACTAGTAGCCGCAGATTATGAGCTTCTCTaagatattattgtcatatttTCTGTCAACTTCTGTATTGTCAAATTTTATGTTTGGATTGTATTGTTCGAGCTCATTACAGCTTTTATCCCAAATTTTAgacttgttatttattgagttgaTTGTAGTCAAACTACAATTTgcattttgtgtgcagatccaggtattttcggacacggtGGTTGCTGATTTCTGGAGCTTCATCAGTCCGAGATTATCGAGATAGCtaccttggcgtccgcagaccttgactctactcatttaccttttagttttgttTATACTATTCTACCTTCCTAGACTGTGTTCCATTTGTTAGACCATGTtattatatagatgctcatgtattccgTGCCACCCGGATCTTTTCGGGAAATTTTGTATTGAGGTGTGGTATTTTCATCCactttttatgagatttttactcACTTAAGCCTATTTcagtatattttaaatttaagatgttggtatgtgtgagttgtcggcttgcctagtaccatgataggcacTATCACATCACGTgtgatttggggtcatgacactaGGTTATGCAAATATGTGTTCGATTCTACTGGGTAACATAGTAAAGGCATGATAATCAACAACTCAACCCTATCTCATAATTTTTGCTAAATACCCAATGCTAAACTACCCTACACGGACACATTCAAGGGATGCAATACCAGATAACCTAAAAAGAagttaaaatacaaaataaattcaAAACAAAAACAAGATTTGAAGTGATGCATACCAGAGTGTGCTTAGATCGATGGAAGTGTGATGTGCTTCTTGTGATGACAAAGTACAAGTAGGATACCTCCTAGAGTAACAATATGAGAGTAGAGATTGTGAAAAGTATAAAATGATGATGTACTGTTCTATATATACTCATGTGAAAGTGAGGGTTTATGGAggcgagtgcggccgcacaatttcaagtgcggtccgcactctgtaaCCGCGGCAACAATGAAGCACGTAgttgtacggtccgcactttttcaagTGAGACTGCACTTCTAACACTTTAGTTCAACCACTTCTTTGATAGTGTGCttttgcgaccgcataattcGTGATGGTCCTCAATTTTACTCCGCACTGTTGGGAGAAAAGTTCAGAGGACATTCACTTTAGCACATTCGATGATCTTTGATATTGCGGTCCACATATGCGACGCACAAAATCTTCTGCAGTCAGTAGcccatcttctgcggccgcactaagAAAGGCGCGACCCGCATTTTTCCCATGTATGACACAACTTCATCTATCGTTTCATATCGAACATTAATCCGTGTAGCACATTTCAAATTTAGTAAAAACATAAAACAACATCTAACTAAAAGAAAGAACTTGAGTTGCCTCCCAAAAAGTGCcttatttaacgtcgtggcacgacgcaatATCATATCATTCTCAAGTGAAGTAAAGAACCATCACCACGTGGCTCTCACCAACGTTTCCCAAACAGTGCTGCACCCAGTGACCATTAGCTTAAATTGTTTCATTGTTCTTGTTCTTCATGTCCAaggcaccaaaaggtgtcacaccaacaatttcaaatggaccaatacactttgacttgagcttctcgggaaacattctcaaccttgagttgaacaacaacACTAGATCACCGGCCTTGAAGTCCTTGTTCCAAATgtacttgtcatgaagatattttatcttttctttgcacAAGGACGAACTTTCATATGCAtgataccggaactcatccaattcattagTGTGTGAAActctcaagttagcggctacatcccaataaagattcaatttcttcaagACCCACATttccttgtgctctagttccaccggaatATGACAAGTTTTTTCGAACACCAAGCGATTTGGGGACATTCCATTCGGTGTTTTGTAAGTCATCCTATatgcccatagagcatcatcaagcttcttggaccaatctgtCCGATTTGCATTCACCGtcttggacaaaatactctttatctcccggttgtaGACTTCCACTTGCCAattaaagtgtcgaaagccttgttgcaaaaatgtgaccctcTATTACTTATGATTGCTCATGGAGTACCAAATCATTTAAAAATATTCCTCTTCAAGAAATGAACCACATTTCTAGCCTCAATATTCGGTaaggcaatggcctcaacccatttagacacataatccaccgcgaccaaAATATAGGCGTTTCCACAATAACTCACGAAAGGGGCCATGAAGTTAATACCCcaaacatcgaaaatatcaatctacaACATGGTTTTAAGGGGCATCTCATGTTTCTTTGAAATTCCACCGgtccgttgacattcatcacatcttttcactatatcatttgcatctttgtagagagtgggccaatagaaaccataaCTTATGACTTTATCCGTCATTCCctctccaccatgatgaccaccatatggcaaagaatgacaagcccTAAGAATATAACCTTGCTCTTCCTCCGGCACACACCTCGGAATCAACCCATCCATGCAAATCCGGAATAGGTATGGTTCTTCCCAGTAGTAGTATTGACATTCCATCTTGAtcttctttctttggtttgaagagaactcatccggaatgatacCAGTCATAAGAAAATTTTCTAAATCCGTGAACCACtgtacctctttcattgaaagtgCCAAAAGTTGCTCGTCGGGGAAACAGTCATTGAATTCAAGGCCATCATATTGCCTCCCCTCCTcgtccaaacgagacaagtggtccaccaCTTGATTTTCATTTCCCTTAttgtcttggatgtcaatatcaaactcttgcaaaaaaagaacccatctcatcaatcggGATTTAGATTATTTTTTGCTCATAAAATAGTGatgtgccgcatgatccgtgtggacaataactttggcaCCCATCAAATACGGGCGGAACTTCCCAATagcaaacacaatagcaaggagctctttctccataACTGTATAATTGACTTGGACACTATTCATGGTTTTACTATCCTAGTAAACTGGATGAAATATTTTGTTCATACGTCTCCctaaaacagccccaaccgctacatcacttgcatcacacaagAGCTCGAACGACAAACTCCGATTTGGAGATGTGatgataggagtag
It includes:
- the LOC138893858 gene encoding uncharacterized protein; its protein translation is MVEDYFEIFMDDFSVVGDSFEDRLANLDKVLARYEETNLELNWEKCHLMVKEDIVLVHMISKNGIEVDKAKIEVISMLPPPTSMKFVRIFLGHAGFYRRFIKHFSKVVRPLCKLLKKDAKVYFNDDCMRAFEQINLKLTTTPIITSPNRSLSFELLCDASDVAVGAVLGRQFDIDIQDNKGNENQVVDHLSRLDEEGRQYDGLEFNDCFPDEQLLALSMKEVQWFTDLENFLMTGIIPDEFSSNQRKKIKMECQYYYWEEPYLFRICMDGLIPRCVPEEEQGYILRACHSLPYGGHHGGEGMTDKVISYGFYWPTLYKDANDIVKRCDECFRHFNWQVEVYNREIKSILSKTVNANRTDWSKKLDDALWAYRMTYKTPNGMSPNRLVFEKTCHIPVELEHKEMWVLKKLNLYWDVAANLRVSHTNELDEFRYHAYESSSLCKEKIKYLHDKYIWNKDFKAGDLVLLFNSRLRMFPEKLKSKCIGPFEIVGVTPFGALDMKNKNNETI